Proteins encoded by one window of Chiroxiphia lanceolata isolate bChiLan1 chromosome 26, bChiLan1.pri, whole genome shotgun sequence:
- the NFE2L1 gene encoding endoplasmic reticulum membrane sensor NFE2L1, with protein MLSLKKYFTEGLIQFTILLSLIGVRVDVDTYLNSQLPPLREIILGQSSAYTQTQFHNLRNTLDGYGIHPKSVDLDYYFTARRLLNQVRALDRFQVPSTEVNAWLVHRDPEGSVSGGQPSAGSGLQDGSSAENGVRESGAEQGFGEELEDLGAVAAPANGDLTKEDIDLIDILWRQDIDLGAGREIFDYSHRQKESEVDKELSDGRERGDSWRSAGNEVLDRNLLVDGETGESFPAQVPGAEDQTALSLEECLRLLEATFPFGENSEFPAADVSALSEAVPGQSRAPGGPPTLLSPLLAENESPFDLEQQWQDLMSIMEMQAMEVNSTTGESLFGGTGGDLLASNYSLAPGTPINQNVSLHQASLGSCSQDFSLFSSEIESPSMAGGSALLQLTPDNSTGLNSTFGSTNLSGIFFPPQMNSTGNETAGPELPDPLGGLLDEAMLDEISLMDLAIEEGFNPVQASQLEEEFDSDSGLSLDSGHSPASLSSSEASSSSSSSSSSSSSSSFSEEGAVGYSSDSENVDFEEAEGAVGYQPEYSKFCRMSYQDPAQLHYLPYLEHVGHNHTYNMAPGALDPEEPKVPGGGGKKSGGAKEKPSEFLDKQMSRDEHRARAMKIPFTNDKIINLPVEEFNELLSKYQLSEAQLSLIRDIRRRGKNKMAAQNCRKRKLDTILNLERDVEDLQRDKSKLLREKVEFLKSIRQMKQKVQSLYQEVFGRLRDEQGRPYSPSQYALQYGSDGSVLLIPRGPAEPQPRRQDRKQKDRRK; from the exons AtgctttctctgaagaaataCTTCACCGAAGGCCTCATCCAGTTCACCATCCTGCTCAGCCTCATCGGGGTCCGTGTGGACGTGGACACCTACCtgaattcccagctccctcctctgcGGGAGATCATCCTGGGCCAGAGCTCTGCCTACACCCAGACCCAGTTCCACAACCTGAGGAACACCTTGGATGGCTATGGCATCCACCCAAAGAGCGTGGACCTGGACTATTACTTCACCGCCCGCCGGCTGCTCAACCAGGTGAGGGCCCTGGACAGGTTCCAGGTGCCCAGCACCGAGGTCAATGCCTGGCTGGTGCACAGGGATCCCGAGGGATCCGTGTCTGGGGGACAGCCCAGCGCCGGGTCCGGCCTGCAGGATGGCAGCAGCGCCGAGAACGGGGTGAGGGAGAGCGGAGCCGAGCAGGGATTCGGGGAGGAACTGGAGGATCTGGGAGCCGTGGCCGCGCCGGCGAACGGAGACCTCACCAAGGAG GACATCGATTTGATTGACATCCTGTGGAGACAGGATATTGATCTCGGCGCTGGGCGAGAGATTTTTGACTACAGCCACCGGCAGAAAGAGAGCGAAGTGGACAAAGAGCTGAGCGATGGGAGGGAGCGCGGGGACAGCTGGAGGAGTGCAGGGAATGAGGTCTTGGATAGAAACCTGCTAGTTGATGGAGAGACCGGGGAGAGTTTCCCTGCGCAG GTGCCCGGTGCGGAGGATCAgacagccctgtccctggaggAGTGCCTTAGGCTGCTGGAGGCCACCTTCCCTTTCGGGGAGAACTCGGAG TTCCCAGCTGCGGATGTCTCCGCCCTGAGCGAAGCCGTCCCCGGGCAGAGCCGGGCCCCGGGCGGCCCCCccaccctgctgtcccccctCCTGGCCGAGAACGAGTCGCCCTTCgacctggagcagcagtggcaggaccTCATGTCCATCATGGAGATGCAG GCCATGGAAGTGAACTCCACGACGGGCGAGAGCCTGTTCGGCGGCACCGGCGGAGACCTCCTGGCGTCCAACTACAGCCTGGCCCCCGGCACCCCCATCAACCAGAACGTGAGCCTGCATCAGGCCTCgctgggcagctgctcccaggactTCTCCCTCTTCAGCTCCGAGATCGAGAGCCCCTCCATGGCGGGCGGCTcggccctgctgcagctgacGCCGGACAACTCCACCGGCCTCAACAGCACCTTCGGCTCCACCAACCTGAGCGGGATCTTCTTCCCGCCCCAGATGAACAGCACGGGCAACGAGACGGCCGGGCCCGAGCTGCCCGACCCGTTGGGAGGGCTCCTGGACGAGGCCATGCTGGATGAGATCAGCCTCATGGACCTGGCCATCGAGGAGGGCTTCAACCCCGTGCAGGCCTCGCAGCTGGAAGAGGAGTTCGACTCCGACTCAGGTCTTTCCCTGGATTCTGGCCACAGCCCCGCTTCTCTGAGCAGCTCGGAAGCCTCGTCCTCCTCGTCCTCTTCCTCCTCgtcctcgtcctcctcctcgtTTTCCGAGGAAGGGGCCGTGGGCTACAGCTCCGACTCGGAGAACGTGGACTTCGAGGAAGCGGAAGGGGCGGTGGGATACCAGCCGGAGTACAGCAAGTTCTGCCGCATGAGCTACCAGGACCCGGCCCAGCTCCATTACCTGCCTTACCTGGAGCACGTTGGCCACAACCACACCTACAACATGGCCCCGGGGGCCCTGGATCCCGAGGAGCCCAAAgtgcccggcggcggcggcaaGAAGAGCGGCGGCGCCAAGGAGAAACCGTCCGAGTTCCTGGACAAGCAGATGAGCAGGGACGAGCACCGAGCCAGGGCCATGAAGATCCCCTTCACCAACGACAAGATCATCAACCTGCCCGTGGAGGAGTTCAACGAGCTCCTGTCCAAGTACCAGCTCAGCGAGGCCCAGCTCAGCCTCATCCGCGACATCCGCCGGCGCGGCAAGAACAAGATGGCGGCGCAGAACTGCCGCAAGAGGAAGCTGGACACCATCCTCAACCTGGAACGGGACGTGGAGGACCTGCAGCGCGACAAGTCCAAACTGCTCAGGGAGAAGGTGGAGTTCCTCAAGTCCATCCGGCAGATGAAGCAGAAGGTGCAGAGCCTGTACCAGGAGGTGTTCGGGCGGCTGCGGGACGAGCAGGGGCGGCCCTACTCGCCCAGCCAGTACGCGCTGCAGTACGGCAGCGACGGCTCCGTCCTGCTCAtcccccgcggccccgccgagccccaGCCCCGGCGCCAGGACCGCAAGCAGAAGGACCGCAGGAAGTGA